The Nocardia arthritidis genome has a window encoding:
- a CDS encoding nucleotidyltransferase domain-containing protein produces MDDDLPTGGRPIDPAECERRWKAWTPAQVAATLAGVRAPWCVTAGWALDLFAGAQTRDHGDIEITVPRAAFGEVAAALPGYEWDVVGAGMVWPYADVADHPELHQTWLRDPATGEYHLDVFREPHDGDRWICRRDNTITLPYAELIETGPAGIPYVIPEVALLFKAKARRPKDDGDFARILPLLAEFRIARLSEWLTRLHPGHEWLAALAGGTA; encoded by the coding sequence ATGGACGACGATCTCCCAACGGGCGGCCGCCCAATCGACCCGGCCGAGTGCGAGCGCCGATGGAAAGCGTGGACACCGGCTCAGGTGGCCGCCACGCTCGCGGGCGTCCGCGCACCCTGGTGCGTGACCGCTGGATGGGCGCTGGACCTGTTCGCCGGTGCACAGACCCGCGACCACGGCGATATCGAAATCACCGTTCCCCGAGCCGCATTCGGCGAAGTGGCCGCCGCATTGCCGGGGTACGAATGGGATGTCGTCGGAGCGGGCATGGTATGGCCCTACGCCGATGTCGCCGACCACCCCGAACTGCACCAGACCTGGCTGCGAGACCCAGCCACCGGCGAATACCACCTGGACGTCTTCCGCGAACCGCACGACGGCGACCGCTGGATCTGCCGCCGGGACAACACAATTACCCTGCCTTACGCGGAATTGATCGAGACCGGACCGGCGGGCATCCCGTACGTGATCCCGGAGGTGGCGCTGCTGTTCAAGGCCAAGGCCCGCCGCCCGAAGGACGACGGTGATTTCGCGCGAATCCTGCCGCTGCTCGCCGAGTTTCGCATCGCGCGACTGTCGGAATGGCTCACTCGCCTGCACCCCGGCCACGAATGGCTGGCCGCGCTGGCCGGCGGGACCGCGTGA
- a CDS encoding class I SAM-dependent methyltransferase, which produces MADRTVPTNVSDTARWVAAYRARETARPDAVFRDPLADRLAGPQGYAIADAAPSLMRNGWPVVTRTKLIDDLIAKSIAAGCDRVLNLAAGLDTRPYRLELPPGLLWIEADLPEMVAEKDAALAGETPRCVLRRHSVDLADDSARKAFLDEALGPHDQTGAASKALVLTEGLLVYLDNATVTRLAQDLARPEIAWWIADLATRITRGRAGSVFENAPLRFEPSNGAGFFEELGWQITDLEQLMVWARKLRRLPLVLRPFSYLPQPNPRQPGRTPWSAVIRFQHR; this is translated from the coding sequence ATGGCAGACCGGACAGTACCGACGAATGTGTCCGACACCGCCCGCTGGGTGGCCGCGTATCGGGCGCGGGAGACCGCTCGACCGGATGCGGTGTTCCGTGATCCGCTGGCCGACCGGCTGGCCGGGCCGCAGGGGTATGCGATCGCCGATGCGGCGCCGTCGCTGATGCGCAACGGTTGGCCGGTGGTGACGCGCACCAAGCTGATCGACGACCTGATCGCGAAATCCATTGCGGCGGGCTGTGATCGGGTGTTGAACCTGGCCGCCGGACTCGATACCCGTCCCTATCGGCTGGAACTGCCGCCGGGGTTGTTGTGGATCGAGGCGGACCTGCCGGAGATGGTGGCCGAGAAGGATGCCGCGCTGGCCGGTGAAACCCCGCGCTGCGTGCTGCGGCGCCACAGCGTCGACCTGGCCGACGACAGCGCGCGCAAGGCGTTCCTGGACGAGGCGCTCGGCCCGCACGACCAGACCGGCGCGGCGAGCAAAGCGCTGGTGCTCACCGAGGGGCTGCTGGTCTACCTCGACAACGCCACCGTGACGCGGCTCGCACAGGATCTCGCGCGCCCGGAAATCGCTTGGTGGATAGCCGATCTGGCGACAAGGATAACGAGGGGCCGGGCCGGCTCGGTGTTCGAGAACGCGCCGCTGCGCTTCGAACCGTCGAACGGCGCCGGATTCTTCGAGGAATTAGGTTGGCAGATAACGGATCTCGAGCAGCTCATGGTGTGGGCGCGCAAGCTGCGGCGGCTGCCGTTGGTGCTGCGCCCGTTCAGCTATCTGCCGCAACCGAATCCGCGTCAACCAGGCCGCACCCCGTGGTCGGCCGTAATTCGTTTCCAGCACCGCTAG
- a CDS encoding transcriptional regulator, producing MTGLEPGFHHPTRLAVVAFLSGCTEAEFRAVRESCGISEPTLSKLATALEAEGHVKVRKGYIGRRPRTWLSLTRSGRARLAAHLAALQEIAAMNARNAAEMDEL from the coding sequence ATGACCGGGCTGGAACCGGGATTTCACCATCCGACCAGATTGGCGGTGGTCGCCTTCCTCTCCGGCTGCACGGAGGCCGAATTCCGCGCTGTCCGGGAGAGTTGCGGGATCTCCGAACCGACGCTCAGCAAACTGGCGACCGCGCTGGAGGCCGAGGGTCACGTCAAGGTCCGCAAGGGGTATATCGGTCGCAGGCCCCGAACCTGGTTGTCGCTGACTCGCTCCGGCCGGGCGCGGCTCGCCGCCCACCTTGCGGCACTACAGGAAATCGCCGCCATGAACGCACGCAACGCGGCCGAGATGGATGAGCTCTAG
- a CDS encoding form I ribulose bisphosphate carboxylase large subunit yields MAAETERDRWDPGVQSYASMGYYAPDYRPSDTDVLAVFRVTPQRGVDPVEAAAAVAGESSTATWTVVWTDRLTAHSRYQAKCYRLDEVPGRPGEYFAYIAYDLDLFEEGSITNLTSSIIGNVFGFKPLLALRLEDMRIPVAYVKTFQGPPHGTVMEREYLNKYGRPLLGATVKPKLGLSARNYGRVIYEACKGGLDFTKDDENINSQPFMRWRDRYLFAMEGVNRAMCETGEIKGHYLNVTAASMEEMYERAEFARELGSVVIMMDLTVGFTAMQSMSRWARRNGLLLHLHRAGHSTYTRQKTHGVSFRVLAKWCRLIGVDHLHAGTVVGKLEGDPATTRGFYDTLRENHIRTEPANGIFFDQHWASLPGVMPVASGGIHAGQMHQLLDLFGDDVVLQFGGGTIGHPLGIAAGAEANRVALEAVVKARNEGRDLLREGPEVLRKAAEWCRPLDVALATWGDITFEYTSTDAPDAVPTVTR; encoded by the coding sequence ATGGCCGCAGAAACCGAACGGGACCGCTGGGATCCGGGCGTCCAATCCTATGCGTCGATGGGATACTACGCGCCGGATTATCGGCCGTCCGATACCGATGTGCTGGCCGTTTTCCGGGTGACGCCGCAGCGCGGAGTGGATCCGGTCGAGGCGGCCGCCGCGGTGGCGGGTGAATCCTCCACGGCCACTTGGACGGTGGTGTGGACCGACCGGTTGACCGCGCATTCGCGGTATCAGGCGAAGTGCTACCGGCTCGACGAGGTGCCGGGCAGGCCGGGCGAGTATTTCGCCTATATCGCCTATGATCTCGACCTTTTCGAGGAGGGCTCGATCACCAACCTGACCTCGTCGATCATCGGCAACGTATTCGGTTTCAAACCGCTGCTGGCGCTGCGCTTGGAGGATATGCGCATTCCGGTGGCGTATGTGAAGACATTCCAGGGCCCGCCGCACGGAACGGTGATGGAGCGGGAATATCTGAACAAATACGGCCGCCCACTGCTCGGTGCGACTGTGAAACCGAAACTCGGTCTGTCGGCCCGCAATTACGGCCGGGTGATCTATGAGGCGTGCAAGGGCGGCCTGGATTTCACCAAGGACGACGAGAACATCAATTCACAGCCGTTCATGCGCTGGCGCGATCGCTACCTGTTCGCGATGGAGGGTGTGAACCGGGCGATGTGCGAGACCGGTGAGATCAAGGGCCATTACCTGAATGTCACCGCGGCGAGCATGGAGGAAATGTACGAGCGCGCCGAATTCGCCAGGGAACTCGGCAGCGTGGTGATCATGATGGATCTGACGGTCGGTTTCACCGCGATGCAGTCGATGTCGCGCTGGGCCCGGCGCAACGGGCTGCTGCTGCATCTGCACCGGGCCGGGCATTCCACCTACACCCGGCAGAAGACACACGGGGTGAGTTTCCGGGTGCTGGCCAAGTGGTGCCGGTTGATCGGGGTGGATCATCTGCACGCGGGCACCGTCGTCGGCAAGTTGGAGGGCGATCCGGCGACCACCCGCGGCTTCTATGACACGTTGCGGGAGAACCACATTCGCACCGAACCGGCCAACGGGATCTTCTTCGACCAGCATTGGGCGAGCCTGCCCGGGGTGATGCCGGTGGCGTCGGGCGGGATCCACGCCGGCCAAATGCACCAGCTGCTGGACCTTTTCGGCGACGACGTGGTGTTGCAGTTCGGCGGCGGCACCATCGGGCATCCGCTTGGCATCGCGGCGGGCGCGGAGGCGAACCGGGTGGCGCTGGAGGCGGTTGTCAAGGCGCGCAACGAAGGTCGTGATCTGTTGCGGGAGGGCCCAGAGGTGCTGCGCAAGGCCGCCGAGTGGTGCCGTCCGCTCGATGTCGCACTGGCGACCTGGGGCGATATCACCTTCGAATACACATCCACCGACGCCCCCGATGCGGTGCCGACGGTCACTCGCTGA
- a CDS encoding ribulose bisphosphate carboxylase small subunit: protein MYLRHGTFSYLPELTDAEIAAQVRYALLNGWPVSIEYSDDPHPRNAYWEMWGLPLFDLDEPDGVLAEIDSCRATFPNHYVRVLAYDARYTRQTTALSFLVQRPAEEPGFLLTRVEGADRRQRYGVHSYATDVPQGRRYGG from the coding sequence ATGTATCTGCGTCACGGCACCTTCTCGTATTTACCCGAGCTGACCGACGCCGAGATCGCCGCCCAGGTGCGCTACGCACTGCTGAACGGGTGGCCGGTGTCGATCGAATACAGTGACGACCCCCATCCGCGCAACGCGTACTGGGAGATGTGGGGTCTGCCGCTGTTCGATCTCGACGAGCCCGACGGCGTGCTCGCCGAAATCGATTCCTGCCGAGCCACATTCCCCAACCACTACGTCCGTGTGCTGGCATACGACGCCCGCTACACCCGTCAGACGACCGCGCTGAGCTTCCTGGTGCAGCGTCCCGCCGAGGAGCCGGGCTTCCTGCTCACCCGCGTCGAGGGCGCGGACCGGCGCCAGCGCTACGGTGTGCACTCCTATGCCACCGATGTGCCGCAGGGGCGCCGGTATGGCGGTTGA
- a CDS encoding AAA family ATPase codes for MAVDGGAAGFRMHRPGGEGPRSVLAETAPEPEPPLDDDALLDLSADIAGDHVAATLDRLDAELVGLTNVKRRVREIAALLLIDRARQRFGLSASRPTMHMSFTGGPGTGKTTVALRMAELLHALGYIRKPKVHTVTRDDLVGQFIGHTAPKTKEALAKAAGGVLFIDEAYYLFRPENERDYGQEVIEILLQEMESERTSLVVIFAGYPDRMERFFSANPGLSSRVAHHLEFADYSHAELMAIADLMVARENFRFDAAGRAAFAEYLTLRMTRPRFSNARSVRNALDRCRLRQAKRLVEARRPLSKPDLITLTERDVLGSSVFAATDGERASP; via the coding sequence ATGGCGGTTGACGGGGGAGCGGCCGGCTTCCGGATGCACCGGCCGGGCGGCGAGGGTCCCCGATCGGTGCTCGCCGAAACGGCGCCGGAACCCGAGCCGCCGCTGGATGATGATGCGCTGCTGGACCTTTCGGCCGATATCGCCGGTGACCACGTGGCCGCGACGCTGGACCGGCTCGACGCCGAACTGGTCGGCCTGACGAATGTGAAGCGCCGGGTGCGGGAGATCGCGGCGCTGCTGCTGATCGATCGGGCCCGGCAGCGGTTCGGGCTGAGCGCCTCGCGCCCGACGATGCACATGTCGTTCACCGGTGGACCCGGCACCGGTAAGACGACGGTGGCGCTGCGCATGGCCGAACTGCTGCACGCGCTCGGTTACATTCGTAAACCCAAGGTGCACACCGTGACCCGCGACGATCTGGTCGGCCAGTTCATCGGCCACACGGCGCCGAAGACGAAGGAGGCGCTGGCCAAGGCGGCGGGCGGGGTGCTGTTCATCGACGAGGCCTACTACCTGTTCCGCCCGGAGAACGAGCGGGACTACGGCCAGGAGGTCATCGAAATACTGTTGCAGGAAATGGAATCCGAGCGGACCAGCCTGGTGGTGATCTTCGCCGGATACCCGGACCGGATGGAGCGGTTCTTCTCCGCGAATCCGGGGCTGTCCTCGCGGGTCGCGCACCATTTGGAGTTCGCCGATTACAGCCACGCCGAGCTGATGGCCATCGCGGATCTCATGGTGGCGCGGGAGAATTTCCGGTTCGACGCGGCGGGCCGGGCGGCATTCGCCGAATACCTGACGTTGCGGATGACGCGGCCGCGGTTCTCGAATGCCCGCAGTGTGCGGAACGCGTTGGACCGCTGCCGATTACGGCAGGCCAAGCGACTGGTCGAGGCGCGGCGCCCGCTGTCGAAGCCCGATCTGATCACGTTGACCGAGCGAGATGTGTTGGGCAGCAGTGTATTCGCCGCGACGGACGGCGAACGGGCATCCCCGTGA
- a CDS encoding class 1 fructose-bisphosphatase, giving the protein MPEGLKTLTRYTIEEEHRHPGSSGEFSALVNVVATATKIIANQVTRGAIVGSLGAHEADNLPATVHRRMDAIANDIMVGETQWTGHLSALLSEELPQVHPVPDTHRRGKYLLAFDPLDGSSNIDVNLPVGTIFSVLRTPGETGGAATEQDFLQPGERQVCAGFTLYGPATMLVLTTGSGVDGFTLDREIGAFVLTHPRMRIPDDTSGFAINAANERFWERPVRRYVHECLDGTEGPRGRDFNMRWVASLVADTFHILTRGGVYLYPHDTRSPGRVSLLYGANPIAFIVEQAGGAATTGHERVLEVRPDRVHQRVPLIFGSRNEVERIERYHREPEEGPSFDSSLFGTRSLFRPLK; this is encoded by the coding sequence ATGCCGGAAGGTTTGAAGACCCTCACCCGCTACACCATCGAGGAGGAGCACCGGCATCCCGGATCCTCCGGTGAGTTCTCCGCCCTGGTGAATGTGGTCGCGACGGCCACGAAGATCATCGCGAACCAGGTGACCAGGGGTGCGATCGTCGGCTCGCTCGGCGCGCACGAGGCCGATAACCTGCCCGCCACCGTGCACCGCAGGATGGATGCGATCGCCAACGACATCATGGTGGGCGAAACCCAGTGGACGGGCCACCTTTCGGCACTGCTGTCCGAGGAACTGCCGCAGGTGCATCCGGTGCCCGACACCCATCGCCGGGGCAAATACCTGCTGGCCTTCGACCCGTTGGACGGCTCGTCGAATATCGACGTCAACCTGCCGGTGGGCACCATCTTCAGCGTGCTCCGAACGCCGGGCGAAACGGGTGGCGCGGCAACAGAACAGGACTTCCTGCAACCCGGAGAGCGGCAGGTGTGCGCCGGATTCACCCTCTACGGCCCGGCGACCATGCTGGTGCTCACCACCGGCAGCGGCGTCGACGGGTTCACCCTGGACCGGGAGATCGGGGCGTTCGTGCTCACCCATCCGCGGATGCGAATCCCCGACGACACTTCGGGTTTCGCGATCAATGCCGCCAACGAGCGGTTCTGGGAGCGGCCGGTGCGCCGCTACGTCCACGAATGCCTCGACGGCACGGAGGGCCCGCGCGGACGCGACTTCAATATGCGCTGGGTGGCCTCCCTGGTGGCCGACACCTTCCACATCCTCACTCGCGGTGGGGTTTACCTGTATCCGCACGACACTCGCTCGCCGGGACGGGTTTCGCTGCTCTACGGCGCGAACCCGATCGCGTTCATCGTCGAGCAGGCGGGCGGTGCGGCAACGACGGGTCACGAGCGGGTGCTCGAGGTGCGGCCGGATCGGGTGCACCAGCGGGTTCCGCTGATCTTCGGTTCGCGCAACGAGGTAGAGCGCATCGAGCGCTACCACCGCGAACCGGAGGAGGGGCCCAGCTTCGACAGTTCGCTGTTCGGCACCCGGTCCCTGTTCCGCCCGTTGAAGTGA
- a CDS encoding phosphoribulokinase, whose protein sequence is MSVKHPVVAITGSSGAGTTSVTRTFQEIFRREGINAVIVEGDSFHRYDRNEMKLAMAEAEQHRNHRFSHFGEEANLLKELETLFRDYGASGVGTVRRYLHDDAEAKPYGQQPGTFTPWEELAPGSDLLFYEGLHGAAVTETVDVARYADLLVGVVPIINLEWIQKVIRDKTERGYSSEAVIDTILRRMPDYITYICPQFSRTYVNFQRVPTVDTSNPFIARTIPTADESFVVIRFADPKVIDFPYLLSMLHDSFMSRPNSIVVPGGKMELAMQLIFTPLILRLMDKRPKRSR, encoded by the coding sequence ATGTCGGTCAAACATCCCGTTGTCGCGATCACCGGATCGTCCGGCGCCGGAACGACCAGTGTCACCAGGACATTTCAAGAGATCTTCCGGCGTGAGGGGATCAATGCGGTGATCGTGGAAGGGGACTCGTTCCACCGCTACGACCGCAACGAGATGAAGCTGGCGATGGCCGAGGCCGAACAGCATCGCAACCACCGGTTCTCGCATTTCGGCGAGGAGGCGAATCTGCTGAAGGAGTTGGAGACGCTGTTCCGCGACTACGGTGCGAGCGGGGTCGGCACGGTGCGCCGGTATCTGCACGACGACGCGGAGGCGAAACCCTATGGGCAGCAACCGGGTACGTTCACCCCGTGGGAGGAGTTGGCGCCCGGCAGCGATCTGCTGTTCTACGAGGGACTGCACGGGGCCGCGGTGACCGAGACGGTGGATGTGGCGCGGTATGCCGATCTGCTGGTCGGGGTGGTGCCGATCATCAACCTCGAATGGATCCAGAAGGTGATCCGGGACAAGACCGAGCGCGGGTATTCCAGTGAGGCGGTGATCGATACGATCCTGCGGCGGATGCCCGACTACATCACCTACATCTGCCCGCAGTTCTCCCGCACCTACGTCAATTTCCAGCGGGTGCCGACCGTCGACACCTCCAATCCCTTCATCGCGCGGACGATTCCGACCGCCGACGAGAGCTTCGTAGTGATCCGGTTCGCCGATCCGAAGGTGATCGACTTCCCGTATCTGCTGTCGATGCTGCACGATTCGTTCATGTCGCGGCCGAATTCCATTGTGGTGCCGGGCGGGAAGATGGAATTGGCGATGCAGTTGATCTTCACGCCGCTGATCCTGCGGTTGATGGACAAGCGTCCCAAGCGCAGCCGTTGA
- a CDS encoding aldose 1-epimerase: MIDERVVLHAGDADLTVDPANGCRLSSLRVGDIELLRQGPRYGAFPMVPWCGRTALGRFDNRGTVVQLPINSPPHAIHGTGRDTAWTVLRRDDRSAAFAYELTDPWPYRGRVTQSVELSADSLTLTMRVESAAESFPAQAGWHPWFNRDLGAGAPARIEFTPAWQEERGADHLPTGRRIAPRPGPWDDCFGMPGGVEVTLSWPGVLELTVTSPAEWVVVFDEQEAAVCVEPQSGPPNGINTLPRPVTPESPLTMRTNWSWRKL, encoded by the coding sequence ATGATCGACGAGCGCGTAGTGCTGCACGCCGGAGACGCCGACCTCACCGTCGACCCCGCCAACGGCTGCCGTCTGAGCAGCCTGCGCGTCGGCGATATCGAACTGCTGCGCCAGGGCCCGCGCTACGGCGCCTTCCCGATGGTGCCGTGGTGCGGCCGAACGGCATTGGGCCGCTTCGACAATCGCGGCACCGTCGTACAACTGCCGATCAACAGCCCGCCGCACGCGATCCATGGCACCGGCCGCGACACCGCCTGGACCGTGCTGCGCCGCGACGACCGTTCGGCCGCCTTCGCCTACGAACTCACCGACCCCTGGCCGTATCGCGGGCGCGTCACCCAGTCCGTCGAACTGTCCGCCGACTCGCTCACCCTCACCATGCGGGTGGAATCGGCCGCGGAATCCTTTCCGGCACAAGCCGGTTGGCATCCGTGGTTCAACCGCGACCTCGGCGCCGGCGCACCGGCGCGCATCGAATTCACCCCGGCGTGGCAGGAGGAACGCGGCGCCGACCACCTGCCGACCGGCCGCCGCATCGCCCCACGACCGGGACCGTGGGACGACTGCTTCGGTATGCCGGGCGGCGTCGAGGTCACCCTCAGCTGGCCCGGCGTGCTGGAACTGACGGTCACCAGCCCGGCCGAATGGGTCGTGGTCTTCGACGAACAGGAGGCCGCCGTCTGCGTCGAGCCGCAATCCGGCCCGCCCAACGGTATCAACACACTGCCCCGCCCGGTCACTCCGGAAAGTCCGCTGACGATGCGGACGAATTGGAGCTGGCGAAAGTTGTGA
- a CDS encoding thiolase family protein — protein sequence MTSAVIVDVVRTPSGKGKPGGGLSDVHPATLLAGVLGNLVERNDLDPALIDDVIAGCVTQSGEQAFNIARTAALAAGFPESVPATTVDRQCGSSQQAAHFAAQGVLAGAYDIVIACGVESMSRAPMFSNAQGKDANRAPLAHRYPGGLIQQGIAAEIITQRWKLDREALDAFAARSHRLAAETAAAGGFARELVPAGGLTADETIRPSTTADGLAALKPAFVDESMKQRFPEINWSITPGNSSPLTDGASAALIMSETAANRLGLRPRARFHAFAVTGDDPTLMLTAVIPATRKALANAGLSIDDIDAYEVNEAFAPVPLVWQHELAADPARLNPRGGAIALGHPLGASGTRLLATLVNHLDQTGGRYGLQTMCEAGGLANATIIERL from the coding sequence ATGACTTCCGCCGTCATCGTCGACGTCGTCCGCACCCCGTCCGGGAAGGGTAAACCCGGTGGGGGACTGTCGGATGTCCATCCGGCGACGCTGCTCGCCGGGGTGCTCGGGAACCTGGTGGAGCGCAACGACCTGGATCCGGCGCTGATCGACGATGTGATCGCCGGTTGCGTCACGCAGAGCGGTGAGCAGGCGTTCAATATCGCCCGCACCGCGGCGCTGGCCGCGGGTTTCCCGGAATCGGTGCCCGCCACCACGGTGGACCGGCAGTGCGGATCCAGCCAGCAGGCCGCGCATTTCGCCGCACAGGGCGTGCTCGCGGGCGCATACGACATCGTCATCGCCTGCGGCGTCGAATCGATGAGCCGCGCGCCGATGTTCTCCAACGCGCAGGGTAAGGACGCCAACCGCGCACCACTGGCCCACCGCTACCCCGGCGGGCTGATCCAGCAGGGTATCGCCGCCGAAATCATCACGCAGCGTTGGAAATTGGATCGCGAGGCGCTCGACGCGTTCGCGGCGCGCTCGCATCGGCTCGCCGCGGAAACCGCCGCCGCCGGCGGCTTCGCCCGCGAACTCGTGCCCGCGGGCGGCCTGACCGCGGACGAAACCATTCGTCCCAGCACCACAGCCGACGGATTGGCCGCGCTGAAACCGGCATTCGTCGACGAGTCGATGAAACAGCGCTTCCCCGAGATCAATTGGTCGATCACCCCCGGCAACTCCTCACCGCTGACCGATGGCGCCTCGGCCGCGCTGATCATGAGCGAGACCGCGGCGAACCGGCTGGGCCTGCGCCCGCGCGCCCGCTTCCACGCCTTCGCCGTCACGGGCGACGACCCGACATTGATGCTCACCGCAGTGATCCCCGCCACCCGCAAGGCCCTCGCCAATGCGGGGCTGTCCATCGACGATATCGACGCCTATGAAGTGAACGAGGCATTCGCCCCCGTCCCGCTCGTCTGGCAACACGAACTCGCCGCCGACCCGGCCCGCCTCAACCCCCGCGGCGGCGCGATCGCCCTGGGCCACCCCTTGGGCGCCTCCGGAACCCGCCTGCTCGCCACCCTCGTCAACCACCTCGACCAAACCGGCGGCCGCTACGGTCTGCAAACCATGTGCGAGGCAGGCGGACTCGCCAACGCCACCATCATCGAGCGGCTGTAA
- the dinB gene encoding DNA polymerase IV yields the protein MFVSGGGEGVRERIVARSDASILHADLDSFYASVEQRDDPRLRGKPVIVGGGVVLAASYEAKAFGVRTPMNGGQARRLCPQAIVVRPRMSAYAEASRAVFEIFRDTTPLVEGISIDEAFLDVRGLRRIAGEPEAIAHRLRARIRREVGLPISVGIARNKFLAKVASAVAKPDGLRLVEPDRELDFLHPLPVERLWGVGDVTARTLHEHGITRVGQLAELGEGPLRGILGPAAARHLHALSWARDPRRVETGRRRRSIGAQRALGTRYRPPDEIEAYLHGLVDRLGRRLRAADRVCRTVVLRLRFDDFARATRSHTLPAATDDTAALLHAALLLLAAAMPLIQERGITLIGLALTNLDDADHIQLTLPFTPRATNTLDATLDSLRERFGSGAVTRAALLGRGEGLSVPLLPD from the coding sequence ATGTTCGTGTCCGGAGGCGGAGAGGGTGTGCGAGAGCGGATAGTCGCGCGCTCGGATGCCTCGATCCTGCATGCGGATCTGGATTCGTTCTATGCGTCGGTGGAGCAGCGGGACGATCCGCGGTTGCGCGGGAAACCGGTGATCGTCGGCGGCGGGGTGGTGTTGGCGGCCAGTTATGAGGCGAAGGCGTTCGGGGTGCGGACGCCGATGAACGGCGGGCAGGCGCGGCGGCTGTGCCCGCAGGCGATCGTGGTGCGCCCGCGCATGTCGGCCTATGCGGAGGCGAGCCGGGCGGTATTCGAAATATTCCGGGACACAACGCCTTTGGTGGAGGGCATCTCGATCGACGAGGCCTTCCTCGATGTGCGCGGGCTGCGTCGCATCGCGGGCGAGCCCGAGGCCATCGCGCATCGGCTGCGCGCCAGGATCCGCCGCGAGGTGGGGCTGCCGATCTCGGTCGGCATCGCCCGCAACAAATTCCTCGCCAAGGTGGCCAGCGCGGTCGCCAAACCCGACGGGCTGCGCCTGGTCGAACCCGACCGCGAACTCGACTTCCTGCATCCGCTGCCGGTCGAAAGGCTTTGGGGCGTAGGCGATGTCACCGCCCGCACGCTGCACGAACACGGCATCACCCGGGTGGGTCAGCTCGCCGAACTCGGCGAGGGGCCGCTGCGCGGCATCCTCGGTCCGGCCGCGGCACGGCATCTGCACGCACTGTCCTGGGCCAGGGATCCGCGCCGGGTGGAGACCGGACGCCGCCGCCGCTCCATCGGCGCCCAGCGCGCGCTCGGCACCCGCTACCGCCCGCCCGACGAGATCGAGGCCTACCTGCACGGGCTCGTCGACCGGCTCGGCCGCCGCCTGCGCGCCGCCGACCGAGTGTGCCGAACGGTGGTGCTGCGCTTGCGTTTCGACGATTTCGCCCGCGCCACCCGCTCACATACCCTGCCCGCCGCCACCGATGACACCGCCGCCCTGCTGCATGCCGCCCTGCTGCTGCTCGCCGCGGCCATGCCGCTCATCCAGGAACGCGGAATAACCCTCATCGGCCTCGCGCTGACCAACCTCGACGATGCCGACCACATCCAACTCACCCTCCCGTTCACCCCGCGCGCCACCAACACCCTCGACGCCACCCTGGACAGCCTCCGGGAGCGCTTCGGTTCCGGCGCGGTCACCCGCGCGGCGCTGCTCGGCCGCGGCGAGGGACTTTCGGTGCCGCTGCTGCCCGATTGA